The Mesobacillus jeotgali genome window below encodes:
- a CDS encoding CBO0543 family protein: MLLSTLGAIGYQLNEHLLILSSISLQELLDAEAKYHKVLRTYWYENNFLTYKWWFLVVLSIAPAIIWWVRVDKTRLIENTAFGLFYGVTAIFLDSIGSNAMVWTYPVRLTPYLNPQLYPYDVGVVIIPFMFVYQAFSQSFKKFFIATGVLSLFLAFIAEPFMVYLDIYKEITWKHIYSFPIYWLIGIMCWVIIKKFKSYST; this comes from the coding sequence GTGCTTTTATCAACTTTGGGTGCAATTGGATACCAATTGAATGAACATTTGCTGATTTTAAGCTCCATCTCGCTTCAGGAACTATTAGATGCGGAAGCGAAATATCATAAGGTATTAAGGACGTACTGGTATGAGAATAACTTCCTGACCTACAAATGGTGGTTTTTGGTGGTTCTATCCATTGCCCCTGCAATTATCTGGTGGGTGCGAGTCGATAAAACGAGGCTAATTGAAAATACAGCGTTCGGTCTGTTTTATGGAGTAACAGCGATCTTCCTGGATTCTATCGGAAGCAACGCCATGGTATGGACATATCCGGTCAGGCTCACTCCATATCTAAATCCGCAGCTATATCCCTATGATGTGGGAGTTGTCATCATTCCTTTTATGTTCGTTTATCAAGCATTCAGCCAGTCATTCAAAAAGTTTTTTATTGCCACAGGTGTGTTGTCCCTTTTCCTGGCTTTTATAGCAGAACCATTCATGGTATACCTAGACATCTATAAAGAAATCACCTGGAAACATATTTATTCCTTTCCGATTTACTGGTTAATAGGGATCATGTGCTGGGTCATCATTAAAAAATTCAAATCATATTCAACTTAA
- a CDS encoding flavoprotein, whose product MENSFNRFLEKYLDAWNTSSLDKLKPLISPEYQAREITDGKIFDFGYNESISGWEQGFNFVKSNKAEWELIELNRIKIREHEVMAIIIAKLTVDGKNMETCNLFFQTFTYDFGWKLIRSYIEAGIPNSQFE is encoded by the coding sequence ATGGAAAATTCATTTAATCGTTTCCTGGAAAAATATCTTGATGCCTGGAATACTTCATCCCTGGATAAGCTTAAACCGTTGATTTCACCAGAATACCAGGCAAGGGAAATTACAGATGGGAAAATTTTTGATTTTGGCTATAATGAATCAATAAGTGGTTGGGAGCAAGGTTTCAATTTTGTAAAAAGCAACAAGGCAGAATGGGAATTAATTGAACTTAACAGGATCAAGATAAGGGAACACGAGGTAATGGCAATCATTATTGCTAAACTGACAGTTGACGGAAAAAACATGGAAACTTGTAATCTCTTTTTTCAGACATTTACTTATGACTTTGGATGGAAGCTAATCAGAAGTTACATAGAGGCTGGCATACCAAACAGCCAGTTTGAGTAA
- a CDS encoding YbaN family protein codes for MNFAVKALLIIIGTLSITLGVIGIVIPLLPTTPLILLGAVCYVKASDELYQKLIKNKWLGGYIKDFREKNGITLKNKVLSLSLMWISITGTILFLDIEFWLAAVLIVVAVTVSAYILSFDTI; via the coding sequence GTGAACTTCGCAGTAAAAGCTTTGTTGATCATCATTGGGACACTTTCAATAACCCTGGGGGTGATTGGGATTGTTATTCCTCTCTTACCAACTACACCGCTGATCTTGCTGGGTGCAGTCTGTTATGTGAAGGCTTCAGATGAATTGTACCAAAAATTAATCAAGAACAAATGGTTAGGCGGGTATATAAAGGACTTCCGTGAGAAAAACGGAATCACACTTAAAAATAAGGTGCTTAGCCTTAGCTTAATGTGGATTTCGATTACGGGCACCATTTTGTTTTTAGACATAGAGTTTTGGCTTGCAGCCGTCCTCATTGTTGTTGCTGTCACGGTAAGCGCATATATTTTGTCTTTTGATACCATTTAA
- a CDS encoding DUF2294 domain-containing protein, translating into MEVSLLEKEISGYIGRLLRENFGRGPGNVFCTISGPFVSIYITNFLSPMENTLLSNQQSVYVQKTRDLMMETLEEEIKSYIESNTKDKIKEFYYDWNLDKKSGMFLFIFEKDQPDDSHSYDNKELVEEETIELSMEIQKAPEKTYSKLLNERTLIVVRHGILISLEKEFIHLGFQETLKIAKRKLEKKVINKHLRAYETYLNAKIIDYFVDWNFDKDKSYTLFILKP; encoded by the coding sequence ATGGAAGTATCATTGCTGGAAAAAGAAATAAGCGGATATATAGGACGGTTGTTAAGAGAGAATTTCGGGCGCGGTCCCGGTAACGTGTTTTGTACAATCTCGGGTCCTTTTGTATCCATCTACATTACCAACTTTTTATCCCCGATGGAGAATACTCTCCTTTCTAACCAACAAAGCGTCTATGTCCAAAAAACAAGAGACTTGATGATGGAAACGCTCGAAGAAGAAATAAAATCGTATATCGAATCAAATACAAAAGATAAAATAAAAGAATTTTACTATGACTGGAACCTAGACAAAAAATCAGGAATGTTCTTATTTATTTTTGAAAAAGATCAGCCTGACGATTCCCACTCATATGACAATAAAGAGCTTGTTGAAGAGGAAACAATTGAGCTAAGCATGGAGATTCAAAAGGCTCCTGAAAAAACTTATTCAAAGCTGCTTAACGAGCGGACGCTGATTGTTGTCCGCCACGGAATACTGATCAGCCTGGAAAAAGAATTCATTCATTTAGGCTTCCAAGAAACCTTGAAGATTGCAAAAAGAAAACTTGAAAAGAAAGTGATAAATAAACACCTAAGAGCTTATGAAACGTATTTAAACGCTAAGATTATTGATTACTTTGTTGACTGGAACTTCGACAAAGACAAGAGCTATACTTTATTTATATTGAAGCCATAA
- a CDS encoding MGMT family protein gives MTDFTIKVIEIIQGIPAGKVMTYGQIAKSAGSPRAARQVVRILHSMSDKYHLPWHRVINSKGEIGLRDEELFNTQKLMLESEGIKFSTERSLPLKEYLWHHEDIDTY, from the coding sequence ATGACGGACTTCACTATTAAAGTCATTGAAATCATACAGGGAATCCCAGCTGGAAAAGTAATGACATATGGCCAGATAGCAAAGAGTGCAGGAAGCCCAAGGGCGGCAAGGCAGGTTGTCCGGATCCTTCATTCAATGTCAGATAAATATCATCTTCCGTGGCATAGAGTGATCAATTCGAAAGGTGAAATCGGCCTGCGCGATGAAGAACTATTCAATACCCAGAAACTTATGCTGGAATCAGAAGGTATAAAATTCAGTACAGAAAGATCCTTGCCGCTTAAGGAGTATCTGTGGCACCATGAGGATATCGATACTTATTAA
- a CDS encoding DUF3231 family protein → MASTHESIKLTAPEISYLWTTYLTDSMSICVLKYYLQHIDDPDIKELLDHSLDLSTQHVEIIKGIFVQEEIAVPQGFTDQDVNLKAKRLFSDIFYLQYIKNMASGGLAGYSRMLPNIYRNDVKSFYSKALTSSIELEKEVTMLLLEKGLAKRPPFIPYPNKVEFIKKQSFFLEGLGRREALSGTEVTHLHFNIETNQLGAAISTGFSQVAHTKQARNYFIRGKEIALKHAKVFRDYLEKNSLPAPAGIQQEVTESTEYVFSDKLMMFHFSIMIYSGIGNYGIAISESQRSDLVIDYSRLNAEVLKYSEDGVNIMVANEWLEQPPLSTDRQKLTKRK, encoded by the coding sequence ATGGCGAGTACTCATGAATCGATCAAGCTGACTGCACCCGAAATTTCATATCTCTGGACAACATATTTAACGGATTCGATGTCCATCTGTGTATTAAAGTATTATCTTCAGCACATAGATGATCCTGATATTAAGGAACTTTTAGACCATTCCCTTGATTTATCAACTCAGCATGTGGAAATCATTAAAGGAATATTCGTCCAAGAGGAAATAGCTGTTCCACAGGGATTTACCGACCAGGATGTAAACCTTAAAGCCAAAAGGTTATTTTCGGATATCTTTTACTTGCAATACATAAAAAACATGGCTAGTGGCGGTTTAGCCGGATACAGCAGGATGCTGCCAAATATATATCGCAATGATGTTAAGAGCTTTTACTCTAAAGCATTGACGTCCTCAATCGAGCTTGAAAAAGAGGTGACCATGCTTTTATTAGAAAAAGGCCTGGCTAAACGTCCCCCATTCATTCCTTATCCCAATAAGGTGGAGTTTATCAAAAAACAATCCTTTTTCCTTGAGGGATTAGGCCGCAGAGAAGCATTATCCGGTACCGAAGTCACCCACCTTCACTTCAATATTGAGACGAACCAATTAGGTGCAGCTATATCGACAGGCTTTAGCCAGGTTGCCCATACCAAGCAGGCGCGCAATTATTTCATAAGAGGAAAAGAAATAGCACTCAAGCATGCAAAGGTATTCAGGGATTATTTAGAAAAGAACTCCCTTCCTGCGCCAGCTGGAATTCAACAGGAAGTAACTGAATCGACCGAATATGTTTTTTCAGATAAATTAATGATGTTCCATTTCAGCATAATGATTTATTCTGGAATCGGAAATTATGGGATTGCTATATCTGAGAGTCAAAGAAGTGATCTTGTGATCGACTATTCCCGATTGAATGCAGAGGTCCTCAAATATTCTGAAGATGGAGTCAATATCATGGTTGCAAATGAATGGCTTGAGCAACCGCCATTATCAACTGACAGGCAAAAACTTACTAAAAGAAAGTAA